The region ATAAGGATCGCCGGACTCCGCGGCCTTTTCAGCTTCCTTCTTTTCCGCACGCTGCTTTTCCTCAGCGGCCCGGCGCTCGGCTGCAGTCTTTGCCGCCTGCTCCAAAGTCGAATTCGCCTCAGCTACGGCTGCCTCATCAACTTCCGGTGCCGAGCCAACGAGACCGTCGAAAGAGTCCAGGCAGGAATCCCAGTTGGAGCAAATGACGCGGCCTACTGCGGACCACTGCGCCAAGCCATCTCCACGGAAGTGCTCGGCACCATTTTGGGTCGCTGCCAGAATCGAGTTCGACGCAAACATTCGAGTAACCGGAGTCAATTCCGCAATCGCCCCGATGGAGCGGGCCACCGCCAGGATACGGTCTGCCCGGGAAACATTGTCGTAGTCAGGAGAACCGGCGAGAATTTCCGGCAGCCCGACCATGTCGTACTTGTTACGGGGCGCAGTGACTGCGGACTCCGGCAGGGTTTGCTCGAAGCGACGCCAGCCCGGGTGCCGGGTGAAATCGTGTTCCTTCCCCGACTTGACGAAAGCCAGCAGCTGTGCCGCCGAGCTGAACAGGTAAACGTCGTCGCCCCGCCCCAGCAGAGCCTGCCATTCTGCGCCACCCTCGCGCCAAGTTGGAGCCCATAGGGTGTAGAAAGTGCCCTGGGTCAGCTCGAGCTCAATGGGGACAATGCCTTGAGTGGCCATAATTATCGTCGGAATCCTTATTAACGTGCTTATAGATAGCTAAATGGGCGTGGGCTGCGCTGCCAGGAGGCCCGCGGCACAAACGCGCCCTTCCATCTTAGAAGCTTTGCCCACCCGCGCGATAGCCGCGGTTAGCCTGTCGGCCTGTAGAAGCCCTTAAAAGGCATGCCGATGTTCGTCGTCCGCACAGGGTTCAGCTGCACCGGGTCGCCAGCCTCAATCATTTGGCCGTCTCCTACCACCATCGCCACATGCCCATCCCACACAGCCAAGTCGCCTGGAAGAAGCTCATCCTGCCCGACTTGGCGGCCAATCGCTTGGTCCTGGGCTACACGGGGGATGTCAACGCCGGCCTGCCCGTATGCCCAATGCGTCAGGCCCGAGCAGTCCAGCCCTTGGCCTGGGGTATTCCCGCCCCACGCGTACGGAGTGCCGAGCGCACTCATCGCATTTTCCACCGCAGCCTTGGCCTCCGGTGTGGGTGCGCCGGCTCCGGCCGTATTTGCATCACTGCCATCTCCTGTGTCCTCGGGGGTCGCGTGTTCTTCCGGAGTAGTAGCCGGCGCAGCGGCGGCCTGCGCCTCCGCGGCATCCGAAAGAGCAGCAGGCAGGGGAGCCGGTGGAGTATCCACCGGGATATTCGCTGTCGAAGAGAGTGATTCAGTGATCGGCGCAAGGTCCTGGGCAAGCGTCGCCAGCACGGACTCCGCACGGCTCATGGCTTCCGTTGCGGCGGACGTTAGCCCAACACCAGCGGCGGCCATGCCTACCGGCCCCGCGGATACCCGCGACATTGAGAGCGTAGCTTTGGCTACGAATTGCGCGGCGATCTGCGCTAATTCCTCGATCGCACGCACTATGGAACTGCTGCCCTCGGCAATATTGCCGTCGATAACCTGCGCGCGGCCCTCCAAATCTGTCGCAGCGGCAGCAGCGCGCGCCAGACTCCGGGAGGCGGATTCTCCATCACCATCGGACCAGGCTTGAGCCACGGAGTTTGCTACCCCGTGCCATTGCGAGGCGGAGGCCGGGACCGTGGCCGCAATAGAAGACAGGGCAGGCACTGCCGCGGGATTAATTGCCTGCGACAGCGCGGCGGGGACCTGAGTCAATAGACCAATCGGGATCACAACGCATCACCTCCCTGGGCGCCGAAGCTGCCAAAGGGGAAAGCCGCAAACCTGTGAGCCCCAGCTTCCTCCGCTGATCGCGCCGCAGTGACCAGGCTGGTCAGTGCCTCCGATGCGCTACGACCGTAGTCAGCAAGTTGAGTGACCCGTTCGTGCTGCGCCGAAAGCGCGGCGGACGCGGCCTGGGCAAACTGGCCGATATAGGGAGCGTCGGCAAGCAGAGATAGAGGTTTGGCCGCGCCAAGAGCCTGCGCGGGGTGAGAGGGGTCGGAAGCTAGGCTGCCGAGTGAAGCGGCGCTTTGCCGAACGGCATCTGGTATAAGAGTGAAAGCTCCGGCGGGCTGGTATTGAGGGGCGGGCATGGTGGTTCCTTTCAAATCTGTGCGTCGTTTCCTGCCCCTCCTACTGAGGGGCGGTAAAAGTGCTCTGCATTTGTAGGCGCGAAAAATGCCCAAACGGTTCCATCAAATTTTTCGATGTATTTTGGAAGGTATGGAGATTACCGTTGTCGACCACCCACTGGCACAGTCCCGCCTGACTATCCTGCGTGATGAGCGCACCAATAACGCCGGTTTCCGCGCGGCTCTTGCGGATCTCGGCGCAATGCTGATTTACGAAGCATCCCGCGACCTGCCGGTCGAGGAGTTCGATGTCAAGACGCCGATCACCGTCGCCGACGGACACCGGCTGGAGGATCCGCCGATTATCGTCCCGGTCATCCGCGCAGGCCTCGGCATGATTGACCCGGCGCTGTCGATGATTCCGGACGCGCAGGTGGGCTTCATCGGCCTGGCTCGCAATGAGGAAACCCATGAGCCGGTGCCGTACCTGGAGGCGCTGCC is a window of Corynebacterium lactis RW2-5 DNA encoding:
- a CDS encoding C40 family peptidase yields the protein MIPIGLLTQVPAALSQAINPAAVPALSSIAATVPASASQWHGVANSVAQAWSDGDGESASRSLARAAAAATDLEGRAQVIDGNIAEGSSSIVRAIEELAQIAAQFVAKATLSMSRVSAGPVGMAAAGVGLTSAATEAMSRAESVLATLAQDLAPITESLSSTANIPVDTPPAPLPAALSDAAEAQAAAAPATTPEEHATPEDTGDGSDANTAGAGAPTPEAKAAVENAMSALGTPYAWGGNTPGQGLDCSGLTHWAYGQAGVDIPRVAQDQAIGRQVGQDELLPGDLAVWDGHVAMVVGDGQMIEAGDPVQLNPVRTTNIGMPFKGFYRPTG
- the upp gene encoding uracil phosphoribosyltransferase → MEITVVDHPLAQSRLTILRDERTNNAGFRAALADLGAMLIYEASRDLPVEEFDVKTPITVADGHRLEDPPIIVPVIRAGLGMIDPALSMIPDAQVGFIGLARNEETHEPVPYLEALPEDLSGRNVFLVDPMLATGGSLLHALKLLVARGADNITAVCIISAQAGVDALENSGLPVRLVTTVVDPNLNEDAYIVPGLGDAGDRLYGPRNIDL